In one Cupriavidus taiwanensis genomic region, the following are encoded:
- the der gene encoding ribosome biogenesis GTPase Der, giving the protein MKPVIALVGRPNVGKSTLFNRMTRSRDALVADLPGLTRDRHYGEGRIGERPFIAIDTGGFEPVVKEGIVAEMAKQTKQAVVEADVVIFIVDGRLGLAPQDRAIADYLRKTGRRIMLAVNKAEGMRYTSVAADFYELGMGDPYAISAAHGDGVRELVDEAIELAVQERPELAEEASDEGKGVKIAIVGRPNVGKSTLVNTLIGEERVIAFDMPGTTRDAIYVEFERGGKPYTLIDTAGLRRRGKVFEAIEKFSVVKTLQSIADANVVILLLDAQQDISDQDAHIAGFIVESGRALVVGVNKWDGLDGHARDRIKHDLERKLQFLSFANVHFVSARERTGIGALMRSVDDAYAAAMVKLPTPQLTRVLQEAVEFQQPKRVGASRPKLRYAHQGGSNPPIIVIHGNALSGVAETYRRYLENRFRAAFKLKGTPLRIEFRTNKNPYADSKE; this is encoded by the coding sequence ATGAAACCAGTTATCGCACTTGTCGGCCGCCCCAATGTGGGCAAGTCGACGCTATTCAACCGCATGACCCGCTCGCGCGACGCGCTCGTCGCCGACCTGCCGGGCCTGACGCGCGACCGCCATTATGGCGAAGGGCGCATCGGCGAACGTCCGTTCATCGCCATCGATACCGGCGGCTTCGAGCCTGTGGTCAAGGAAGGCATCGTCGCCGAGATGGCCAAGCAGACCAAGCAGGCGGTGGTCGAGGCCGACGTGGTGATCTTTATCGTCGACGGCCGCCTGGGCCTGGCGCCGCAGGACCGCGCCATCGCCGATTACCTGCGCAAGACCGGCCGGCGCATCATGCTGGCGGTCAACAAGGCCGAGGGCATGAGGTACACCTCGGTGGCGGCGGACTTCTACGAGCTCGGCATGGGCGATCCGTACGCGATCTCCGCCGCCCATGGCGACGGCGTGCGCGAGCTGGTCGATGAAGCCATCGAGCTGGCGGTCCAGGAGCGCCCCGAGCTGGCCGAGGAAGCCTCCGACGAGGGCAAGGGCGTCAAGATCGCCATCGTCGGGCGTCCCAATGTGGGCAAGTCCACGCTGGTCAATACGCTGATCGGTGAAGAGCGCGTGATCGCCTTCGACATGCCAGGCACCACCCGCGACGCCATCTACGTCGAGTTCGAGCGCGGCGGCAAGCCCTATACGCTGATCGATACCGCCGGCCTGCGCCGGCGCGGCAAGGTGTTCGAGGCGATCGAGAAATTCTCGGTGGTCAAGACGCTGCAGTCGATCGCGGACGCCAACGTGGTCATCCTGCTGCTCGACGCGCAGCAGGATATTTCCGACCAGGACGCGCATATTGCCGGCTTTATCGTCGAGTCCGGCCGCGCGCTGGTGGTGGGCGTCAACAAATGGGACGGCCTGGACGGCCACGCGCGCGACCGCATCAAGCACGACCTCGAGCGCAAGCTGCAATTCCTCAGCTTTGCCAATGTTCACTTTGTGTCGGCGCGCGAGCGCACCGGCATCGGCGCGCTGATGCGCTCGGTCGACGACGCGTATGCCGCGGCCATGGTCAAGCTGCCGACGCCGCAACTGACGCGCGTGCTGCAGGAAGCCGTGGAATTCCAGCAGCCCAAGCGTGTCGGCGCATCGCGGCCCAAGCTGCGCTATGCGCACCAGGGCGGCTCCAATCCGCCCATCATCGTGATCCACGGCAATGCGCTGTCGGGCGTGGCCGAGACCTACCGGCGCTACCTGGAAAACCGTTTCCGTGCGGCCTTCAAGCTCAAGGGCACGCCCCTGCGCATCGAATTTCGCACGAACAAAAATCCGTACGCGGACTCGAAGGAGTGA
- a CDS encoding RodZ domain-containing protein, with product MSEHDRAAGQAVPTQAVGGGAHEGEREAAAREIGAALAREREAQRMSVEDVSARLKVAASKLRAIEAADLQALPDVTFAKGVMRAYARMLHVDIDPLLARFQPRAVAQVAEIARQREGGINAAFDDRNRFRSGGNGGRWVWLALVAVVVAAGLWFGLDHIRAWIDARSSAPEAVAAEAPAAENAGAEAGIVTAALPPVMAASDSPAPSAETVPASAAAASATAAAPAAAAATAAPAAAAPAAPTASAAAVGEGELQIRFASDTWFEIRDNSGKVVMGGTAKAGQAMAGGGTAPYRVVIGNVKGVEAFTRGGTPVDLKAASRNNVARLTLP from the coding sequence ATGAGTGAGCACGACCGCGCCGCAGGCCAGGCCGTACCGACGCAAGCAGTCGGCGGAGGCGCGCATGAGGGGGAACGTGAAGCCGCGGCGCGCGAGATCGGCGCGGCGCTGGCGCGCGAACGCGAGGCGCAGCGCATGTCCGTCGAGGATGTCAGCGCACGGCTCAAGGTGGCGGCCAGCAAGCTGCGCGCGATCGAGGCGGCCGACCTGCAGGCGCTGCCCGACGTGACCTTCGCCAAGGGGGTGATGCGTGCCTATGCGCGCATGCTCCATGTTGATATCGACCCGCTGCTGGCGCGCTTCCAGCCGCGCGCGGTAGCGCAGGTGGCGGAGATCGCCCGCCAGCGCGAGGGCGGCATCAACGCGGCCTTCGACGACCGCAACCGCTTCCGCTCCGGCGGCAACGGCGGCCGCTGGGTCTGGCTGGCGCTGGTGGCGGTGGTGGTGGCCGCGGGCCTCTGGTTCGGGCTCGACCATATCCGCGCGTGGATCGACGCGCGCAGCAGCGCCCCTGAAGCCGTCGCCGCCGAGGCACCGGCCGCGGAAAACGCCGGCGCGGAAGCCGGTATCGTGACCGCGGCGCTGCCGCCGGTGATGGCCGCCAGCGACTCGCCGGCGCCGTCCGCCGAAACCGTTCCGGCCAGCGCCGCGGCAGCTTCGGCAACCGCGGCGGCCCCCGCAGCGGCGGCAGCTACCGCGGCGCCGGCCGCAGCGGCACCGGCAGCGCCGACGGCATCCGCCGCGGCGGTCGGTGAGGGCGAGCTGCAGATCCGCTTTGCCTCCGATACCTGGTTTGAAATCCGCGACAATAGCGGCAAGGTCGTCATGGGTGGCACCGCCAAGGCCGGACAGGCCATGGCTGGCGGCGGCACGGCCCCATACCGGGTGGTGATCGGCAACGTCAAGGGCGTCGAAGCGTTCACGCGCGGCGGCACGCCGGTCGACCTGAAGGCAGCCAGCCGCAACAACGTGGCGCGCCTGACGCTGCCCTGA
- the rlmN gene encoding 23S rRNA (adenine(2503)-C(2))-methyltransferase RlmN → MNTLVNLLDLDADALTAYCGELGEKPFRARQLQRWIHHYGASRFDAMSDLAKSLREKLATRAEIRAPAAITDNLSADGTRKWLLDVGEGNAVETVYIPEETRGTLCVSSQAGCAVNCRFCSTGKQGFSRNLSTGEIIGQLWMAEFAMREQLGRGPKDDRVISNVVMMGMGEPLLNYDAVVPAMRLMLDDNAYGLSRRRVTLSTSGVVPMMDRLSKDLPVALAVSLHASNDALRDVLVPLNKKYPLAELMAACRRYLEFAPRDFITFEYCMLDGVNDGVEHARELLKLVADVPCKFNLIPFNPFPESGLKRSNNEQIRRFAQVLMDAGIVTTIRKTRGDDIDAACGQLAGEVKDRTRLAERGKFGKITPLVPVTASGQPREARPA, encoded by the coding sequence ATGAACACTCTCGTCAACCTGCTCGACCTCGACGCGGACGCGCTCACCGCTTATTGCGGCGAGCTCGGCGAGAAGCCGTTCCGTGCGCGGCAACTGCAACGCTGGATCCACCACTACGGTGCCAGCCGCTTCGACGCCATGTCGGATCTCGCCAAGTCGCTGCGCGAAAAGCTCGCGACCCGCGCCGAGATCCGCGCGCCTGCTGCCATCACCGACAACCTGTCGGCCGACGGCACGCGCAAGTGGCTGCTCGACGTGGGCGAGGGCAACGCGGTGGAAACGGTCTACATCCCCGAGGAAACGCGTGGCACGCTGTGCGTTTCCTCGCAGGCCGGATGCGCCGTCAACTGCCGGTTCTGTTCCACCGGCAAGCAAGGCTTTTCGCGCAACCTCAGCACTGGCGAGATCATCGGCCAGCTGTGGATGGCGGAGTTTGCCATGCGCGAGCAACTGGGTCGCGGCCCCAAGGATGACCGCGTCATCTCCAACGTGGTGATGATGGGCATGGGCGAGCCGCTGCTGAACTACGACGCGGTCGTGCCGGCCATGCGGCTGATGCTCGACGACAACGCCTACGGCCTGTCGCGCCGCCGCGTGACGCTGTCCACCTCGGGCGTGGTGCCGATGATGGACCGGCTGTCGAAGGACCTGCCGGTGGCGCTGGCCGTGTCGCTGCACGCATCCAACGACGCCCTGCGCGACGTGCTGGTGCCGCTGAACAAGAAGTACCCGCTGGCCGAACTGATGGCGGCATGCCGCCGCTACCTGGAATTCGCGCCGCGCGATTTCATTACTTTCGAATACTGCATGCTGGATGGCGTCAACGACGGCGTCGAGCATGCGCGGGAACTGCTGAAGCTTGTCGCCGACGTGCCGTGCAAGTTCAACCTGATCCCGTTCAATCCCTTCCCTGAGTCGGGCCTCAAGCGTTCCAACAACGAGCAGATCCGCCGCTTCGCGCAGGTACTGATGGACGCCGGCATCGTCACCACCATCCGCAAGACCCGCGGCGACGACATCGACGCCGCCTGCGGCCAGCTGGCCGGGGAAGTGAAGGACCGCACCCGCCTTGCCGAACGCGGCAAGTTCGGCAAGATCACGCCGCTGGTGCCGGTCACTGCCAGCGGCCAGCCGCGGGAGGCGCGCCCTGCATGA
- the hfq gene encoding RNA chaperone Hfq yields the protein MSNKGQLLQDPFLNALRKEHVPVSIYLVNGIKLQGNIESFDQYVVLLRNTVTQMVYKHAISTVVPARAVNFRVDDSAEA from the coding sequence ATGAGCAACAAAGGGCAACTGCTACAAGACCCGTTCCTGAACGCGCTGCGCAAAGAGCACGTGCCGGTTTCCATCTATCTCGTCAATGGCATCAAGCTGCAAGGCAATATCGAATCGTTCGACCAGTATGTCGTCCTGCTGCGCAACACCGTGACCCAGATGGTCTACAAGCATGCGATTTCCACCGTCGTGCCGGCGCGCGCGGTCAATTTCCGCGTGGATGATTCCGCCGAGGCCTGA
- the ispG gene encoding flavodoxin-dependent (E)-4-hydroxy-3-methylbut-2-enyl-diphosphate synthase: MNQQLCLPVLPGPLPRRQTRQARVAWGDNVVTIGGDAPVRVQSMTNTDTVDAIGTAIQVKELARAGSEIVRITVNTPEAAAAVPSIREQLDRMGVDVPLVGDFHYNGHKLLQDYPACAEALSKYRINPGNVGQGAKRDTQFAQMIEMACRYNKPVRIGVNWGSLDQDLLARIMDENAGRAEPWPAQSVMIEALITSAIDSARKAEEIGLPGSQIILSCKVSQVQELVAVYRELARRCDYALHLGLTEAGMGSKGIVASTAALSVLLQEGIGDTIRISLTPEPGAPREKEVYVGQEILQTMGLRNFTPMVIACPGCGRTTSTVFQELAASIQAYLREQMPQWKTAYPGVEEMDVAVMGCIVNGPGESKHANIGISLPGSGESPAAPVFVDGVKVKTLRGERIAEEFQAIVDEYVRTHYGPGVARAGKEVAA, translated from the coding sequence ATGAACCAACAGCTCTGTCTCCCGGTCCTGCCGGGCCCGCTGCCGCGCCGCCAGACCCGCCAGGCGCGGGTCGCGTGGGGCGACAATGTGGTGACCATCGGCGGCGATGCGCCGGTGCGGGTGCAGTCGATGACCAATACCGACACGGTCGATGCCATCGGCACCGCGATCCAGGTCAAGGAACTGGCGCGCGCGGGGTCCGAGATCGTGCGCATCACGGTGAACACGCCCGAGGCCGCCGCCGCGGTGCCATCGATCCGCGAGCAGCTCGACCGGATGGGTGTTGACGTGCCGCTGGTCGGAGACTTCCACTACAACGGCCACAAGCTGCTGCAGGATTATCCGGCCTGCGCCGAGGCGCTGTCCAAGTACCGCATCAATCCGGGCAATGTCGGCCAGGGTGCCAAGCGCGATACGCAGTTCGCGCAGATGATCGAGATGGCGTGCCGCTACAACAAGCCGGTGCGCATCGGCGTGAACTGGGGCAGCCTGGACCAGGACCTGCTGGCACGCATCATGGACGAGAATGCCGGGCGCGCCGAGCCGTGGCCGGCGCAGAGCGTGATGATCGAGGCGCTGATCACCTCGGCCATCGACTCGGCCCGGAAGGCCGAGGAGATCGGCCTGCCGGGCAGCCAGATCATCCTGTCGTGCAAGGTGTCGCAGGTGCAGGAGCTGGTCGCGGTGTACCGCGAGCTGGCGCGCCGCTGCGACTACGCGCTGCACCTCGGCCTGACCGAGGCCGGCATGGGCAGCAAGGGCATCGTGGCCTCGACCGCGGCGTTGTCGGTGCTGCTGCAGGAGGGCATCGGCGATACCATCCGCATCTCGCTGACGCCGGAACCCGGCGCGCCGCGCGAGAAGGAGGTGTACGTCGGGCAGGAAATCCTGCAGACCATGGGCCTGCGCAATTTCACCCCGATGGTGATCGCCTGCCCGGGCTGCGGCCGCACCACCAGCACGGTGTTCCAGGAACTGGCGGCCAGCATCCAGGCCTACCTGCGCGAGCAGATGCCGCAATGGAAGACCGCCTACCCGGGCGTCGAGGAAATGGACGTGGCCGTGATGGGCTGCATCGTCAACGGCCCGGGCGAAAGCAAGCACGCCAATATCGGCATTTCGCTGCCCGGCTCGGGCGAATCGCCGGCCGCGCCGGTGTTCGTCGATGGCGTCAAGGTGAAGACCCTGCGCGGCGAGCGCATCGCGGAAGAATTCCAGGCGATCGTAGACGAATACGTTCGCACGCATTACGGCCCGGGCGTTGCGCGGGCCGGCAAAGAAGTGGCAGCCTGA
- the bamB gene encoding outer membrane protein assembly factor BamB — MTSVLSRAVHRQPARTISRALVAAACLATLGGCALFSKENKHPPAELKPVSATLAVRQAWKADVGKSGPYSMQPAAAGNNVYVASNNGNVMALEGASGRVLWKAKTDVDLTSGPGSDGSVTAVAGEKGAVYAFDASGKQIWKKQVNGEVLSAPLVGNGLVVVRTTDTRVFGLDAETGERRWIYQRSQTPLNLRAAMGMVFAGDGIVMGFPGGKLGVLTPGNGVLRWESAISYPKGVSEIERLNDVTGLPMVSGRQVCATTFQGRVACLELASGQSQWGKDFSSPAGLAQDDNALYASDEQSVVHAFDRQNGSERWKNADLRNRRLGAPLALGRSVVMGDFEGYVHFLSREDGQVVARMKTDGSAITAAPVVAGQTLVIQTRDGDVYGFQPG; from the coding sequence ATGACGTCAGTGCTTTCCCGTGCCGTACATCGCCAGCCCGCGCGCACGATTTCCCGTGCGCTGGTGGCGGCTGCCTGCCTGGCCACGCTGGGCGGCTGCGCGCTGTTCAGCAAGGAAAACAAGCACCCGCCCGCCGAACTCAAGCCGGTATCGGCCACGCTGGCGGTGCGCCAGGCCTGGAAGGCCGATGTCGGCAAGAGCGGGCCCTATTCGATGCAGCCGGCCGCGGCGGGCAACAATGTCTATGTGGCGTCCAACAACGGCAACGTGATGGCGCTCGAAGGCGCCAGCGGCCGCGTGCTGTGGAAGGCCAAGACCGACGTGGACCTGACCTCCGGGCCGGGCAGCGACGGCTCGGTCACCGCGGTGGCGGGCGAGAAGGGCGCGGTCTATGCCTTCGATGCCAGCGGCAAGCAGATCTGGAAGAAGCAGGTCAACGGCGAGGTCCTGTCGGCGCCGCTGGTCGGCAACGGCCTGGTGGTGGTGCGCACCACCGATACCCGGGTTTTCGGCCTGGATGCCGAGACCGGCGAGCGCCGCTGGATCTACCAGCGTTCGCAGACCCCGCTGAACCTGCGCGCGGCGATGGGCATGGTGTTCGCCGGCGACGGCATCGTGATGGGCTTCCCCGGCGGCAAGCTCGGCGTGCTGACGCCGGGCAACGGCGTGCTGCGCTGGGAAAGCGCGATTTCCTACCCGAAGGGGGTCTCGGAGATCGAGCGCCTGAACGACGTCACCGGCCTGCCCATGGTCAGCGGCCGGCAAGTCTGCGCCACCACCTTCCAGGGCCGGGTCGCCTGCCTGGAACTGGCCAGCGGCCAGTCGCAGTGGGGCAAGGATTTCTCGTCGCCGGCGGGCCTCGCGCAGGATGACAATGCGCTTTACGCCAGCGACGAGCAATCGGTGGTGCATGCCTTCGACCGCCAGAACGGCAGCGAGCGCTGGAAGAACGCCGACCTGCGCAACCGCCGCCTGGGTGCGCCGCTGGCGCTGGGCCGCTCGGTGGTGATGGGCGACTTCGAAGGCTATGTCCACTTCCTGTCGCGCGAAGACGGCCAGGTGGTGGCACGCATGAAGACCGATGGCAGCGCCATCACCGCCGCGCCCGTGGTGGCGGGGCAGACCCTGGTGATCCAGACGCGCGACGGCGACGTCTACGGTTTCCAGCCTGGCTGA
- the hisS gene encoding histidine--tRNA ligase encodes MTQSETMAAAGAAKTEPKARPAKALQGVKGMNDMLPADAPLWEHFENAARAMLRAYGYQQIRTPIVEHTQLFVRGIGEVTDIVEKEMYSFTDSLNGEQLTLRPEGTAAAVRATIEHNLLYDGPKRLWYTGPMFRHERPQRGRYRQFHQLGAEALGFAGPDVDAEIILMCQRLWDDLGLTGVRLELNSLGQADERAAHREQLIKYLEGFQDILDDDSKRRLYTNPLRVLDTKNPALQEMAANAPKLIDFLGEASLAHFEGVQRLLKANNIPFKINPRLVRGLDYYNLTVFEWITDKLGAQGTIAGGGRYDPLIAQMGGKSAPACGWAMGIERIIELIREEGVVPEAVGCDVYLVHQGEAAAQQAMVAAERLRDAGLDVVLHASPDGKGGSFKSQMKRADASGAAYAVIIGDDEVAAGVVQVKELRQREQAEGGGQQATVPAEGLVDYLIDAMVGASE; translated from the coding sequence ATGACGCAATCCGAGACCATGGCCGCCGCCGGCGCCGCCAAGACCGAACCCAAGGCACGCCCCGCCAAGGCCCTGCAGGGCGTGAAGGGCATGAACGACATGCTGCCGGCCGACGCGCCGCTGTGGGAGCATTTCGAGAATGCCGCGCGCGCGATGCTGCGCGCCTACGGCTACCAGCAGATCCGCACGCCCATCGTCGAGCATACCCAGCTGTTCGTGCGCGGCATCGGCGAGGTCACCGATATCGTCGAGAAGGAGATGTACTCCTTCACCGATTCGCTCAACGGCGAGCAGCTGACGCTGCGCCCCGAGGGCACCGCCGCGGCCGTGCGCGCCACCATCGAGCACAACCTGCTGTACGACGGCCCCAAGCGCCTGTGGTACACCGGCCCGATGTTCCGCCACGAGCGTCCGCAGCGCGGCCGCTATCGCCAGTTCCACCAGCTGGGCGCCGAGGCGCTGGGCTTCGCCGGCCCCGACGTCGATGCCGAGATCATCCTGATGTGCCAGCGCCTGTGGGACGACCTGGGGCTGACCGGCGTGCGCCTCGAGCTCAATTCGCTGGGGCAGGCCGACGAGCGCGCGGCGCACCGCGAGCAGCTGATCAAGTACCTGGAAGGCTTCCAGGACATCCTCGACGACGACAGCAAGCGCCGCCTGTACACCAACCCGCTGCGCGTGCTCGACACCAAGAACCCGGCGCTGCAGGAAATGGCGGCCAACGCGCCCAAGCTGATCGACTTCCTGGGTGAAGCGTCGCTGGCGCACTTCGAGGGCGTGCAGCGCCTGCTGAAGGCCAACAACATCCCGTTCAAGATCAACCCGCGCCTGGTGCGCGGCCTCGATTACTACAACCTGACGGTGTTCGAGTGGATCACCGACAAGCTGGGCGCGCAGGGCACCATTGCCGGCGGCGGCCGCTATGATCCGCTGATCGCGCAGATGGGCGGCAAGTCCGCCCCGGCCTGCGGCTGGGCCATGGGCATCGAGCGCATTATCGAGCTGATACGCGAAGAGGGCGTGGTGCCCGAGGCGGTCGGTTGCGATGTCTACCTGGTGCACCAGGGCGAGGCCGCCGCGCAGCAGGCCATGGTGGCGGCCGAGCGCCTGCGCGACGCCGGCCTCGACGTGGTGCTGCACGCCAGCCCGGACGGCAAGGGTGGCAGCTTCAAGTCGCAGATGAAGCGCGCCGATGCAAGCGGCGCGGCCTATGCCGTTATCATTGGCGACGACGAAGTGGCCGCCGGCGTGGTCCAGGTCAAGGAACTTCGCCAGCGCGAGCAGGCCGAAGGCGGTGGGCAGCAGGCCACCGTGCCGGCCGAGGGGCTGGTCGATTACCTGATCGACGCCATGGTCGGCGCCAGCGAATAA
- a CDS encoding Bax inhibitor-1/YccA family protein has translation MDNKLNTYGFGNSASTVTDVVVRNRVLRNTYWLLALSMIPTVLGAWIGVATGFSLMAGSPGLSLILFLAIAFGFFFAIEKTKNSSMGVVLLLAFTFFMGLMLSRLISVTLSFSNGPALIMYAFGGTAAVFGAMASIATVSKRDFSGLGKFLFVGVILLILASVANIWLQLPALMITVSVIAIGIFSAYILFDVQRVVNGGETNYITATLAIYLDVYNVFVNLLALLGIFGGNRE, from the coding sequence ATGGATAACAAGCTGAACACCTACGGTTTCGGCAACAGTGCGTCGACCGTCACTGACGTCGTCGTTCGCAACCGGGTCTTGCGCAACACTTACTGGCTGCTGGCCCTCTCGATGATCCCCACCGTGCTCGGTGCGTGGATCGGCGTGGCCACCGGCTTCAGCTTGATGGCGGGCAGCCCCGGCCTGTCGCTGATCCTGTTCCTGGCCATCGCGTTCGGGTTCTTCTTTGCCATCGAGAAGACCAAGAACAGCAGCATGGGCGTGGTCCTGCTGCTGGCCTTTACCTTCTTCATGGGCCTGATGCTGTCGCGGCTGATCAGCGTCACCTTGTCGTTCTCGAACGGCCCGGCACTGATCATGTACGCCTTCGGCGGCACCGCGGCCGTGTTCGGCGCGATGGCATCGATCGCCACCGTCAGCAAGCGTGATTTCTCCGGCCTGGGCAAGTTCCTGTTCGTCGGCGTGATCCTGCTGATCCTGGCCAGCGTCGCCAATATCTGGCTGCAGCTGCCGGCGCTGATGATCACGGTGTCGGTGATCGCGATCGGCATCTTCTCGGCCTACATCCTGTTCGACGTGCAGCGCGTGGTGAACGGTGGCGAAACCAACTACATCACTGCCACGCTCGCGATCTACCTCGACGTGTACAACGTCTTCGTCAACCTGTTGGCGCTGCTGGGCATCTTCGGCGGCAACCGCGAATGA
- a CDS encoding YfgM family protein — translation MAYDLEEQEQLENLKAWWRQYGNALTWALIIALLAFAGWNGWKYWERKQAGEAAVLYEQVLKAAEARDVERIKRAATDLESKFGRTAYGQMSALVAGRVLYDAGDLSAAKSQLQWAIDHGDEAYSHLARVRLAGVLLDEKAYDKGLALLKDEPPAAFVALYADRRGDLLAAQDKRDDARTAYRKALDKLGQAEPAMRQIIQFKLDALGAA, via the coding sequence ATGGCTTACGATCTAGAAGAACAGGAACAGCTTGAGAATCTGAAGGCCTGGTGGCGCCAGTATGGCAATGCGCTGACCTGGGCGCTGATCATCGCGCTGCTGGCCTTTGCTGGCTGGAACGGCTGGAAGTACTGGGAGCGCAAGCAGGCCGGCGAGGCCGCGGTGCTGTACGAGCAGGTGCTCAAGGCCGCCGAGGCGCGCGATGTCGAGCGCATCAAGCGCGCCGCGACCGACCTGGAAAGCAAGTTCGGCCGTACCGCGTACGGCCAGATGAGCGCACTGGTCGCCGGCCGCGTGCTGTACGATGCGGGCGACCTGAGCGCCGCCAAGAGCCAGTTGCAATGGGCCATCGACCACGGCGACGAAGCGTATTCGCACCTGGCGCGCGTGCGCCTGGCCGGCGTGCTGCTCGACGAGAAGGCCTATGACAAGGGCCTGGCGCTGCTCAAGGACGAGCCGCCGGCCGCATTCGTCGCGCTCTACGCCGACCGCCGCGGCGACCTGCTCGCCGCGCAGGACAAGCGCGACGATGCCCGCACCGCCTATCGCAAGGCGCTGGACAAGCTGGGCCAGGCCGAGCCGGCGATGCGCCAGATCATCCAGTTCAAGCTCGATGCGCTGGGCGCGGCCTGA
- the ndk gene encoding nucleoside-diphosphate kinase produces the protein MAIERTLSIIKPDAVAKNVIGQIYARFEAAGLKIVAAKMVHLSRGEAEQFYAVHKERPFFKDLVDFMVSGPVMIQALEGENAIAKNRDLMGATDPKKAEKGTIRADFADSIDANAVHGSDAAETAAVEVAFFFPGMNVYSR, from the coding sequence ATGGCGATCGAACGCACCCTGTCGATTATCAAGCCGGATGCCGTGGCCAAGAACGTGATTGGCCAGATCTACGCCCGTTTCGAGGCCGCCGGCCTGAAGATCGTTGCTGCCAAGATGGTGCACCTGTCGCGCGGCGAAGCCGAGCAGTTCTACGCGGTCCACAAGGAGCGTCCGTTCTTCAAGGACCTGGTGGACTTCATGGTTTCCGGCCCGGTCATGATCCAGGCACTGGAAGGCGAGAACGCCATCGCCAAGAACCGCGACCTGATGGGCGCCACCGACCCGAAGAAGGCCGAGAAGGGCACCATCCGCGCCGACTTCGCCGACAGCATCGACGCCAACGCCGTGCATGGCTCGGACGCTGCTGAAACCGCTGCCGTGGAAGTGGCTTTCTTCTTCCCGGGCATGAACGTCTACAGCCGCTGA
- the pilW gene encoding type IV pilus biogenesis/stability protein PilW — MIRLIAAALLGLLMLSGCQLPHAPAQDLQTASDQTEARRRAGIRLQLATNYLEAGQNAVALDEIKQAIAIDPSLADAYHVRALIYMSMNERTLAEDSFRTAASMRANDGDLLNNYGWFLCQQGRYGEAVPMLQRAVSAPSAGGPVKPLISLGACELRQGHSAEAEKNLKAALGYDRNNPVANTNLALVLYRRGDYMQARQYVQRVNNSQFVTAQSLWLGARIAHRQGDGRTQDALGAQLRSRFPDSREVTAYEQGAWDE; from the coding sequence ATGATCCGTCTGATCGCTGCGGCCCTGCTGGGGCTGCTGATGTTGTCCGGGTGCCAGCTGCCGCACGCGCCGGCGCAGGATCTCCAGACCGCTTCCGACCAGACCGAGGCCAGGCGCCGGGCCGGCATCCGGCTGCAACTGGCCACCAATTATCTCGAGGCCGGCCAGAACGCGGTCGCGCTCGACGAGATCAAGCAGGCCATCGCCATCGATCCGTCGCTGGCCGACGCCTACCATGTGCGGGCGCTGATCTACATGAGCATGAACGAGCGCACGCTGGCCGAGGACAGCTTCCGCACCGCCGCGTCGATGCGCGCCAATGACGGCGACCTGCTCAACAACTACGGCTGGTTCCTGTGCCAGCAAGGGCGCTACGGCGAGGCCGTGCCCATGCTGCAGCGCGCCGTGTCGGCGCCGTCGGCGGGCGGTCCGGTCAAGCCGCTGATCAGCCTGGGCGCGTGCGAACTGCGCCAGGGCCACAGCGCCGAGGCGGAGAAGAACCTGAAGGCCGCGCTCGGCTATGACCGCAACAACCCGGTGGCGAACACCAACCTGGCGCTGGTGCTCTACCGGCGCGGCGATTACATGCAGGCGCGCCAGTACGTCCAGCGCGTCAACAACAGCCAATTTGTCACTGCGCAATCCCTCTGGCTGGGAGCGCGCATTGCCCACCGTCAGGGCGACGGCCGCACGCAGGATGCGCTGGGGGCGCAGCTGCGCAGCCGCTTCCCCGACTCGCGCGAGGTGACCGCCTACGAACAAGGAGCATGGGATGAGTGA